The Centroberyx gerrardi isolate f3 chromosome 12, fCenGer3.hap1.cur.20231027, whole genome shotgun sequence genome has a window encoding:
- the pou3f2b gene encoding LOW QUALITY PROTEIN: POU domain, class 3, transcription factor 2 (The sequence of the model RefSeq protein was modified relative to this genomic sequence to represent the inferred CDS: inserted 1 base in 1 codon; deleted 1 base in 1 codon): MSIIRSCPMSGGXRGGVQVRLGVHLAERLGAACGRRGSVKCEVPLIRATSPAPRVMATAASNHYNILTSSASIVHSEPGSMQQATAYRDAQSLLQSDYPLQSNSHPLSHAHQWITALSHGEAAPWSSSPLGAEQDIKPAVQSARDEMHNSSSNLQHQSRPPHLVHQSHGNHHDGRAWRTTTAAHIPSMATTNGQSLIYSQPGFSVNGLIPGSGQGMHHHNLRDSHDDHHSPHLSDHGHPPSQHQHQPQSHHDHSDEDTPTSDDLEQFAKQFKQRRIKLGFTQADVGLALGTLYGNVFSQTTICRFEALQLSFKNMCKLKPLLNKWLEEADSTSGSPTSLDKIAAQGRKRKKRTSIEVSVKGALESHFLKCPKPAASEITSLADSLQLEKEVVRVWFCNRRQKEKRMTPPGGALPGTEDVYGDTPPHHGVQTPVQ; this comes from the exons ATGTCCATCATCCGTTCGTGCCCAATGAGCGGCG GGCGGGGCGGAGTCCAGGTGCGCCTCGGCGTCCACTTGGCAGAGCGCCTGGGAGCCGCCTGT GGCAGGAGAGGATCTGTCAAATGCGAGGTTCCTTTAATAAGAGCGACCAGTCCGGCTCCGAGAGTCATGGCGACCGCAGCGTCTAACCACTACAACATCCTCACCTCCAGCGCATCCATCGTGCACTCGGAGCCCGGCAGCATGCAGCAAGCCACGGCGTACCGGGACGCGCAGAGCCTGTTGCAGAGCGACTACCCGCTGCAGAGCAACAGCCACCCGCTCAGCCACGCGCACCAGTGGATCACGGCGCTGTCCCACGGAGAGGCAGCCCCGTGGTCCTCCAGCCCGCTCGGCGCGGAGCAGGACATCAAACCCGCGGTGCAGAGCGCCCGGGACGAGATGCACAACTCCAGCAGCAACCTGCAGCACCAGTCGCGGCCGCCCCACCTGGTGCACCAGTCGCACGGGAACCACCACGACGGCCGGGCGTGGAGGACCACCACCGCGGCGCACATACCGAGCATGGCGACGACGAACGGCCAAAGCCTTATTTACTCCCAGCCGGGCTTCAGCGTGAACGGGCTGATCCCGGGCAGCGGGCAGGGGATGCACCACCACAACCTAAGAGACAGTCACGACGACCACCACAGCCCGCACCTCAGCGACCACGGCCACCCCCCGtcccagcaccagcaccagccgCAGAGCCACCACGACCACTCGGACGAGGACACGCCGACCTCGGACGACCTGGAGCAGTTCGCCAAGCAGTTCAAGCAGCGGAGGATCAAGCTGGGCTTCACGCAGGCGGACGTGGGACTCGCCCTGGGGACCCTGTACGGAAATGTGTTTTCCCAAACCACCATTTGCAGGTTCGAGGCCCTGCAGCTCAGCTTCAAAAACATGTGCAAGCTGAAGCCTCTGTTGAACAAGTGGCTGGAGGAGGCGGACTCCACCTCGGGCAGCCCGACCAGCCTGGACAAAATCGCGGCGcaggggaggaaaaggaaaaaacgGACCTCCATCGAGGTAAGCGTAAAAGGGGCTTTGGAGAGCCATTTTTTGAAGTGCCCTAAACCGGCAGCGTCGGAAATTACCAGCCTGGCGGACAGTCTGCAGCTGGAGAAAGAAGTGGTGAGGGTTTGGTTTTGTAAcaggagacagaaggagaaacGCATGACCCCTCCCGGAGGAGCGCTGCCGGGGACCGAGGATGTGTACGGGGACACGCCGCCGCACCACGGGGTCCAGACCCCGGTCCAATGA